In a single window of the Luteolibacter yonseiensis genome:
- a CDS encoding (Fe-S)-binding protein: protein MASQLLRPTDKRVLLMGTCLCDAFYDDVARATVEVLEHLGVSVEFPDNQTCCGQPAFNSGDWVASRKVARHTASVFAGDLPVIVPSGSCAAMNFHGNTLQFEEKPEAAIDSLARRTWEVMDFIYNGLGVKKWPGKFDETTRIAFHRSCHSRGTGSGEATLRLLESIGNAVVSPFGQAEQCCGFGGTFSVTFPHISGRMGSLKLDHIFETNPDILVSGDMSCLMHLTGLATTQGRPIKHLHAIQILRNSLR, encoded by the coding sequence ATGGCCAGCCAGCTCCTCCGTCCCACTGACAAACGTGTCCTCCTCATGGGGACCTGCCTTTGTGATGCCTTCTATGACGATGTGGCGCGTGCCACCGTCGAGGTTCTCGAACATCTGGGCGTCTCCGTGGAATTCCCCGACAACCAGACCTGCTGCGGCCAGCCAGCCTTCAACTCCGGAGATTGGGTGGCATCGCGGAAAGTCGCCCGTCACACCGCCTCGGTCTTCGCTGGCGACCTGCCGGTCATCGTCCCTTCCGGTTCCTGCGCGGCGATGAATTTCCATGGCAATACCCTCCAGTTTGAGGAAAAACCCGAAGCCGCCATCGACTCGCTCGCACGCCGGACGTGGGAGGTCATGGATTTCATCTACAACGGACTGGGTGTCAAAAAATGGCCTGGCAAATTTGATGAAACCACACGCATCGCTTTCCACCGTTCCTGCCACAGCCGCGGCACGGGCAGTGGCGAGGCGACCCTGAGGTTGTTGGAATCCATCGGGAACGCGGTTGTTTCCCCCTTCGGCCAGGCCGAGCAATGCTGTGGTTTCGGCGGCACCTTTTCCGTCACTTTCCCGCACATATCCGGCAGGATGGGATCGCTCAAACTCGACCACATTTTCGAGACAAATCCGGACATTCTGGTGAGCGGCGACATGTCCTGCCTCATGCACCTCACCGGCCTCGCCACCACCCAGGGCCGCCCGATCAAGCACCTGCACGCCATCCAGATCCTTAGAAACTCACTTCGTTGA
- a CDS encoding DUF433 domain-containing protein: MTLDRITTDPGQMNGQPCLRGMRLTVRRVLEIAALYPDSTERKQEFPELEDEDVRQALHYAALHLPDQIISLSGDALVA; encoded by the coding sequence ATCACACTCGACCGCATTACAACAGATCCCGGCCAAATGAATGGGCAGCCCTGTTTGCGGGGCATGCGGTTGACGGTGAGGCGTGTTTTGGAGATCGCCGCTCTCTACCCGGATTCCACGGAACGGAAACAGGAATTTCCCGAGCTTGAAGATGAAGACGTCAGGCAGGCACTTCATTACGCAGCCCTTCATCTGCCCGATCAAATCATTTCTCTCTCAGGCGATGCGTTGGTTGCTTGA
- a CDS encoding DUF5615 family PIN-like protein: protein MKTSGRHFITQPFICPIKSFLSQAMRWLLDQGLPRTAAGLLREKGEDATHVGEISMFHSKDIDILLHAARENQIVVTLDSDFHALLAVSNASQPSVIRLREEGLRGQKVCELILRLRDKFDDQLSKGCVLTVTTNQVRLRLLPINS from the coding sequence ATGAAGACGTCAGGCAGGCACTTCATTACGCAGCCCTTCATCTGCCCGATCAAATCATTTCTCTCTCAGGCGATGCGTTGGTTGCTTGATCAAGGACTTCCCAGGACGGCTGCGGGCCTGCTTCGTGAAAAAGGCGAAGACGCCACACATGTGGGAGAGATTTCGATGTTTCATTCCAAAGATATCGACATCCTCCTGCACGCGGCCAGGGAAAACCAGATCGTGGTTACTCTTGATTCGGATTTCCATGCGCTGTTGGCGGTTTCCAATGCAAGCCAGCCTTCGGTAATCCGTCTCCGGGAAGAAGGGCTCCGCGGACAGAAGGTGTGTGAACTCATCCTCCGTCTGCGGGATAAATTTGACGATCAACTTTCAAAAGGCTGCGTTCTCACCGTAACAACGAATCAAGTGCGCCTGCGGCTTCTACCCATCAATTCCTAA
- a CDS encoding lactate utilization protein B, with amino-acid sequence MIGIQPIDQYARDISDEKQHSVIDGSSAGTEKRYYVLHKDYPDPDKLRKLAASIKDHTLNHLGDYLAKAEKSLTERGVKVHFASTDEDARQTILSILRGHGVSQLTKSKSMAAEEIHLNPFLIENGVECLESDLGEFIIQLDGDEPSHIVKPIIHKNRREIARTFQREGVATDYNDDPETITRRARVHFRKKYMEAQAVITGANFVCADTGRMVLATNEGNSRFGMAPVPVHIALVGIEKIIPEQKDLAVFLNLLGRSATGQQLTVYTEFINGPRSANQPDGPDHMHVVFMDNGRTDVLASNCKEILRCIRCGACQNVCPVYRQASGHAYRSTYGGPIGAVLSPILFGKRFPELADLPKASSLCGACNEVCPVDIPIPDLLLRLRDKAKREEIPSAGAIPMSPFAHLATSPSLWRTAMTMSKAMNHLPIQVAPIKPLQDWLGQRTLPESHGGDFRKWMKNRKNASG; translated from the coding sequence ATGATCGGCATCCAACCCATCGATCAATACGCCCGCGACATTTCGGACGAGAAGCAGCACTCGGTGATCGACGGCTCTTCAGCCGGCACGGAGAAGCGCTACTACGTCCTTCACAAGGATTATCCGGACCCGGACAAGCTGCGGAAGCTCGCGGCATCCATCAAGGATCACACCCTCAACCATCTCGGTGATTATCTGGCGAAAGCCGAAAAATCCCTGACGGAGCGCGGCGTCAAGGTGCACTTCGCCTCCACGGATGAGGACGCGCGGCAGACCATCCTTTCCATACTGCGCGGGCATGGTGTGTCGCAGCTCACGAAGTCGAAGTCGATGGCGGCGGAGGAGATCCACCTCAATCCGTTCCTGATTGAAAACGGTGTCGAGTGTCTGGAGTCCGACCTGGGTGAGTTCATCATCCAGCTTGATGGCGACGAGCCGTCACACATCGTCAAACCCATCATTCACAAGAATCGCCGGGAGATCGCCCGTACTTTCCAGCGGGAGGGGGTTGCCACGGATTACAATGATGATCCGGAAACCATCACCCGCCGCGCGCGCGTGCACTTCCGGAAAAAATACATGGAAGCGCAGGCCGTCATCACGGGCGCAAACTTCGTCTGCGCGGATACCGGCCGCATGGTCCTCGCTACGAACGAGGGGAATTCCCGTTTCGGCATGGCTCCGGTGCCGGTCCATATCGCCCTCGTCGGCATCGAAAAAATCATCCCCGAACAAAAGGATCTCGCGGTTTTCCTCAATCTTCTGGGCCGCTCCGCGACAGGCCAGCAGCTCACCGTTTACACCGAATTCATCAATGGCCCGCGCTCGGCGAACCAGCCGGACGGCCCGGACCACATGCACGTGGTCTTCATGGACAACGGCCGCACGGACGTGCTGGCGTCGAACTGCAAGGAAATCCTCCGCTGCATCCGCTGCGGTGCCTGCCAGAACGTCTGTCCGGTGTATCGGCAGGCATCCGGGCACGCCTACCGCTCGACCTACGGCGGACCCATCGGCGCGGTGCTTTCGCCCATCCTCTTTGGCAAGCGGTTTCCGGAACTCGCCGATCTGCCCAAGGCCTCATCCCTCTGCGGCGCTTGCAACGAAGTCTGCCCGGTTGACATCCCGATCCCCGATCTCCTGCTGAGGCTGCGCGACAAGGCCAAACGTGAGGAAATCCCTTCCGCCGGAGCCATCCCGATGTCGCCCTTCGCCCATCTCGCCACCTCGCCATCACTCTGGCGCACTGCGATGACGATGAGCAAGGCGATGAACCACCTGCCGATCCAGGTCGCGCCCATCAAACCGCTGCAGGACTGGCTCGGCCAGAGGACGCTGCCGGAATCCCATGGTGGGGATTTCAGAAAATGGATGAAGAACAGGAAAAATGCCAGCGGTTAG
- a CDS encoding LutC/YkgG family protein, whose amino-acid sequence MSRAAIFAKIESATSVLKTKVPYPDYDMSLVHSAPKLEGTDLWEIFSRNFSAVNGKPMNSVEQLIDFLKTNNQLRGYCDPALYDSIGGALAAAGLTVETEYDRERFEDYQFGITRATGAIAESGSVILDDYKTSHRLAALSPWVHVAVVERSEIHRTIPDAIAAFGDSPNIIWCTGPSKTADVEGILIEGVHGPGEQIALLR is encoded by the coding sequence ATGTCCCGCGCCGCCATCTTCGCAAAGATCGAATCCGCAACCTCCGTGCTGAAAACGAAGGTGCCGTATCCGGATTACGACATGTCCCTCGTCCACTCCGCGCCGAAGCTGGAAGGCACGGATCTGTGGGAAATTTTCTCCCGCAATTTCTCGGCGGTGAATGGCAAGCCCATGAATTCTGTCGAGCAGTTGATCGATTTCCTCAAAACGAACAACCAGCTCCGTGGCTACTGTGATCCCGCGCTTTATGACAGTATCGGCGGCGCACTCGCCGCTGCCGGGCTGACTGTCGAGACGGAATACGACCGCGAACGATTCGAGGACTACCAGTTCGGGATCACCCGCGCGACGGGTGCCATCGCCGAATCCGGCTCCGTCATTCTGGATGATTACAAGACCTCGCACCGGCTGGCAGCGCTCTCGCCGTGGGTTCATGTCGCGGTGGTCGAGCGGTCGGAAATCCACCGGACCATCCCGGACGCCATCGCCGCGTTTGGAGACAGCCCGAACATCATCTGGTGCACGGGGCCGTCGAAAACGGCGGACGTGGAGGGAATCCTGATCGAAGGGGTGCACGGGCCGGGCGAGCAGATCGCGCTGCTGCGGTGA
- a CDS encoding DUF3127 domain-containing protein yields the protein MYEASGKIKLISEVQSFASGFTKREFVVTTAHDKFPQDLKFEVVKDKCSMLDSFKTGDEVQVNFDIRGNEYNGKYFVNLSCWKLQAAGAGGDEAPRSSSSAPRGNQQASSNAEPTMSDLRRDDDFDDVPF from the coding sequence ATGTACGAAGCAAGCGGGAAAATCAAGTTGATCAGTGAGGTGCAATCGTTCGCCAGCGGCTTCACGAAGCGGGAGTTCGTCGTCACCACCGCGCACGACAAGTTTCCACAAGACCTGAAATTCGAGGTGGTGAAGGACAAGTGCTCGATGCTGGATTCCTTCAAGACCGGTGACGAGGTGCAGGTGAATTTCGACATCCGAGGGAACGAGTACAATGGAAAGTATTTCGTGAATCTTTCCTGTTGGAAACTCCAGGCCGCGGGTGCGGGCGGTGACGAGGCTCCGCGTTCCTCATCCTCCGCGCCGCGTGGCAACCAGCAGGCCTCCTCCAATGCCGAACCGACCATGTCGGATCTGCGCCGGGACGACGATTTCGATGATGTGCCGTTCTGA
- a CDS encoding large ribosomal subunit protein bL28: MARICSIRGTRVRSGGKIHRSGLAKKKGGIGRHVTKVVKRTISPNLQSKRIWVPELGKFVKTKLSCRALKTVNKNGAFVTLKKAGII, encoded by the coding sequence ATGGCACGCATCTGCAGCATCCGAGGAACCCGCGTCCGCTCCGGCGGCAAAATTCACCGTTCAGGTTTGGCCAAGAAAAAGGGCGGTATCGGTCGTCACGTCACCAAAGTGGTGAAGCGCACGATCTCTCCAAACCTTCAATCCAAGCGCATCTGGGTTCCAGAACTCGGTAAGTTCGTGAAGACCAAGCTTTCCTGCCGCGCGCTGAAGACCGTCAACAAGAACGGTGCCTTCGTGACGCTCAAGAAGGCTGGAATCATCTGA
- a CDS encoding alpha/beta fold hydrolase: MTRPPPLPLSRIVACLSALVLGGCAPPETTMVKFQLGASAKSDSFGYRKWISEKVEQDVVIIGIHGFCGASIDYDNLGKHLLKRQPKTGLYAYEVRGQGSDPITARRGDIGDPQDWYRDLFAFTQLVQEQHPDAKIIWFGESMGALIASHALRQAPADKPPCDGLILSSPIVRFRDDIPAWTPGLVQIAATTLPLARISLDMLAGGQDVQMTQTSHHKEQVQTNSYNIEKHTLRLIGTLGRHIDSMNDCAAHLNTPVLVLHGGQDYFNNDSDLRGFVARIPAGVSKTYHNYPSAYHLLMYDAKKEAIFRDIERWVDELRDGDL; encoded by the coding sequence GTGACACGTCCGCCCCCTCTCCCCCTCAGCAGGATCGTCGCGTGTCTGTCCGCGCTCGTTCTCGGCGGCTGTGCCCCGCCTGAGACGACAATGGTGAAGTTCCAGCTCGGAGCGAGCGCCAAGTCCGACTCATTCGGCTATCGCAAGTGGATTTCTGAAAAGGTGGAGCAGGATGTGGTCATCATCGGCATCCACGGTTTCTGCGGGGCGTCGATCGACTATGACAATCTTGGAAAGCACCTTCTCAAGCGCCAGCCCAAGACCGGACTGTATGCCTACGAGGTCCGCGGCCAGGGCAGCGACCCCATCACCGCGCGCCGCGGCGACATCGGCGATCCGCAGGACTGGTATCGCGACCTCTTCGCCTTCACCCAGCTCGTCCAGGAGCAGCACCCGGATGCGAAGATCATCTGGTTCGGCGAGAGCATGGGCGCGCTCATCGCCAGCCATGCCTTGCGCCAGGCCCCGGCGGACAAACCGCCGTGCGACGGACTCATCCTCTCCTCGCCCATCGTGCGCTTCCGGGACGACATCCCGGCATGGACGCCGGGGCTGGTCCAGATCGCCGCCACCACCCTGCCGCTCGCCCGGATTTCCCTCGACATGCTCGCGGGCGGGCAGGACGTGCAGATGACCCAGACCTCGCACCACAAGGAACAGGTGCAGACGAACTCCTACAACATCGAGAAGCACACGCTGCGGCTCATCGGTACGCTCGGCCGGCACATCGACAGCATGAACGACTGCGCCGCGCACCTGAACACTCCCGTCCTCGTCCTCCACGGCGGGCAGGATTATTTCAACAACGACTCCGATCTCCGCGGCTTCGTCGCCCGCATCCCCGCCGGCGTCTCGAAAACCTACCACAATTACCCCTCGGCCTACCATCTGCTGATGTATGATGCGAAGAAAGAGGCCATTTTCCGCGACATCGAGAGGTGGGTGGATGAACTCCGGGACGGGGACTTGTAA